One genomic window of Cellulophaga sp. Hel_I_12 includes the following:
- a CDS encoding ATP-binding protein, which translates to MINKRLLVKNLLAHNDENSFYDKKRFVDIGRREGKAKFLKHVCALANSNPSNNSFIVIGVEDEDNKIVGVDFFDDSKIQNLVNAYLENPPLIAYENIPFPHLPEGKVVGLVTIKSNGKVCSLKKNIWKYYGGSVFFREGSISLPKAYNVELKDINSEAVATIELHARNNIELTLDGVIDFINHRHKDLTSNYKVFKEQFVICWAGHKKKVANETYYSRVDIELINEQVKLFYSALDEIIIRIDDDSFSTVEYVQLGLGGQQQYYPLEKVVITFEANGTYQIKSELLFEAPQFDKKVLHHIYNANNSLLKKLENKSRLSPSEIIDVTNLPATYLICYLNGFQEAKDHLEQAGPVLKAHHAKVYQAFKDSLRILRKVKYS; encoded by the coding sequence ATGATTAATAAACGCTTACTTGTAAAAAATCTTCTAGCCCATAATGACGAGAATAGTTTTTATGATAAAAAGCGTTTTGTAGATATAGGTCGAAGGGAGGGTAAGGCCAAGTTTTTAAAACATGTTTGTGCTTTAGCGAACAGCAATCCAAGTAATAATTCGTTCATCGTTATTGGCGTTGAGGACGAGGACAATAAAATTGTTGGAGTTGATTTTTTTGATGATAGTAAAATACAAAATCTGGTAAATGCCTATCTTGAAAACCCACCCTTAATTGCTTACGAAAACATCCCATTTCCTCATTTGCCAGAAGGCAAGGTAGTGGGTTTAGTTACCATAAAATCTAATGGAAAAGTATGTTCTCTTAAAAAGAATATTTGGAAATACTATGGCGGATCTGTCTTTTTTAGAGAAGGTAGCATTAGTTTACCAAAAGCCTACAACGTTGAATTAAAAGATATAAATTCTGAAGCCGTTGCGACTATTGAGCTTCATGCACGAAACAATATTGAACTCACCTTAGACGGTGTTATCGACTTTATTAATCATCGGCATAAAGATTTAACCAGTAATTATAAAGTCTTTAAAGAACAATTTGTAATCTGTTGGGCGGGTCATAAAAAAAAGGTAGCTAATGAGACCTATTATTCACGTGTAGATATTGAGTTAATTAATGAGCAAGTAAAACTTTTTTATTCTGCTTTAGATGAAATTATTATACGTATTGATGACGATTCATTTAGCACCGTAGAATATGTGCAACTAGGACTTGGTGGGCAACAACAGTACTATCCTTTGGAAAAAGTAGTGATTACTTTTGAAGCCAATGGCACCTATCAAATTAAAAGTGAATTGTTGTTTGAAGCCCCTCAGTTCGATAAAAAAGTACTACATCATATTTACAATGCCAATAATTCATTATTAAAAAAACTTGAAAATAAATCACGACTATCACCCTCAGAAATAATAGATGTAACTAATTTACCAGCAACCTACCTTATTTGTTATTTAAATGGTTTCCAAGAAGCTAAAGACCATTTAGAACAGGCAGGCCCCGTGTTAAAAGCGCATCACGCAAAAGTATATCAAGCTTTTAAGGATTCTTTGCGAATTTTGAGAAAAGTAAAGTATAGTTAA
- a CDS encoding glycoside hydrolase family 97 protein, giving the protein MKKQQIFILILITSILLTGCQKNITNLKLNSPDENISVDFALSSKGQPFYVVHYKDKKIIDTSYMSFDFKDLASLKDNFKIINTATAAVDETWAMPWGEQEQVRDHYNALIINLEEQSDLKRKLSIHFKVFNDGIGFRYEFPEQSNLEEILITAENTEFNLTGDHTVWWLPGDWDNYEHLYNESYFSKIDALSKRDNPDLAATYIPENAINTPVTMKTADGLYLSFHEADLTNYSDMTLKIDPENLGMTSELVGSEILGGKAEVKLPFNTPWRSIQIAEKPGALIESKMILNLNDPNIIGDVSYFTPMKYVGIWWEMHIGKSTWDLEGSQDMNTYTTGKKGSSKHGATTENAKKYIDFASENGIKGLLVEGWNTGWDKWINTDDREGVFDFMTPYPDYNFDEVMAYASEKNVEVIMHHETSAAPRTYEKQMNEAYDFMKANNMNSVKTGYVGKIIPKGEYHHGQWMVNHYHHVLEEAAKKEIAINAHEPIKDTGKRRTYPNAISREGLRGQEFNAWASDGGNPPNHLPTIAFTRMLAGPIDFTPGIFNIKFNEYKTENELNTTLAHQLALYVVIYSPIQMVADLPEHYMENGQIHPAFQFISDVGVDWQKTKVLDGEVGDFVIIARQEKTSGNWFLGGITNEDTRTANLSFDFLEPNEAYKAVIYKDAPDAHWDTNPEAYEIDELELNTTSTLTIQLAPGGGFAISIMKK; this is encoded by the coding sequence ATGAAAAAACAACAAATTTTTATTTTAATATTGATAACCAGCATCTTACTAACGGGCTGTCAAAAAAATATAACGAATCTTAAGCTTAATTCTCCTGATGAAAATATTTCAGTCGATTTTGCACTTTCCTCTAAAGGACAACCCTTTTATGTAGTGCACTACAAAGACAAAAAAATTATTGACACTTCTTATATGAGCTTTGATTTTAAAGACTTAGCTTCTTTAAAAGACAATTTTAAAATTATCAATACGGCTACCGCCGCTGTTGATGAAACTTGGGCTATGCCTTGGGGAGAACAAGAGCAGGTAAGAGACCATTATAATGCTTTAATTATTAATTTAGAAGAGCAATCTGATTTAAAAAGAAAACTAAGTATCCATTTTAAAGTGTTCAATGATGGTATAGGGTTTCGCTATGAATTTCCCGAGCAATCTAACTTAGAGGAAATACTGATCACAGCCGAGAATACAGAATTTAATTTAACAGGAGACCATACCGTTTGGTGGCTGCCAGGCGATTGGGATAATTACGAACATTTATATAACGAAAGTTATTTCTCGAAAATTGATGCATTATCAAAACGTGACAATCCCGATTTAGCGGCTACCTATATTCCTGAAAATGCCATAAATACTCCTGTTACTATGAAAACTGCTGATGGTTTGTATTTAAGTTTTCACGAGGCTGATTTAACGAACTATTCTGATATGACCTTGAAAATAGACCCCGAAAATTTGGGGATGACAAGTGAACTTGTGGGATCTGAAATTTTAGGAGGAAAAGCAGAAGTTAAACTACCTTTCAATACACCTTGGAGGTCGATTCAAATAGCAGAAAAGCCAGGTGCTTTAATCGAATCTAAAATGATTTTGAATCTTAATGATCCCAATATAATTGGTGATGTTAGCTATTTTACACCAATGAAATACGTAGGTATTTGGTGGGAAATGCATATTGGAAAATCTACTTGGGACTTAGAGGGTAGTCAAGATATGAACACCTACACTACAGGAAAAAAAGGATCATCAAAACATGGTGCTACTACAGAAAATGCTAAAAAATATATTGATTTTGCTTCTGAAAATGGTATTAAAGGGCTTTTAGTAGAAGGCTGGAACACGGGCTGGGACAAATGGATCAATACGGATGATAGAGAGGGTGTTTTTGACTTTATGACGCCTTATCCTGATTATAATTTTGACGAAGTAATGGCTTACGCTAGTGAAAAAAATGTTGAGGTAATTATGCATCATGAAACTTCCGCTGCTCCACGAACTTACGAAAAGCAAATGAATGAAGCTTACGATTTTATGAAAGCCAACAATATGAACTCGGTTAAGACGGGTTACGTAGGTAAAATTATTCCAAAAGGAGAATACCATCACGGGCAGTGGATGGTGAACCATTATCACCATGTTTTAGAAGAGGCTGCCAAAAAAGAAATCGCTATAAATGCTCATGAACCCATTAAAGATACTGGAAAAAGAAGAACTTACCCAAATGCCATTTCTAGAGAAGGTTTACGAGGTCAAGAATTTAATGCCTGGGCTAGTGACGGTGGTAATCCACCAAATCACTTACCTACGATTGCTTTTACGAGAATGTTGGCCGGACCAATAGATTTCACGCCAGGGATTTTTAACATCAAATTTAACGAGTATAAAACAGAAAATGAATTAAATACTACTTTGGCACACCAATTAGCACTCTATGTAGTTATTTACAGTCCAATACAAATGGTAGCCGATTTGCCAGAGCATTACATGGAAAACGGACAAATACACCCGGCTTTTCAATTTATTAGCGATGTTGGCGTAGATTGGCAGAAAACAAAAGTATTAGACGGTGAAGTTGGAGATTTCGTAATCATTGCTAGACAAGAAAAAACATCTGGTAACTGGTTTTTAGGGGGTATAACCAACGAAGATACTAGAACAGCAAACTTGAGTTTTGATTTTCTTGAACCCAACGAAGCCTATAAAGCTGTCATCTATAAAGATGCTCCTGATGCCCATTGGGATACCAATCCAGAAGCTTATGAAATTGATGAATTAGAACTCAATACAACCTCTACATTAACTATTCAATTAGCACCCGGTGGTGGTTTTGCTATCAGTATTATGAAGAAGTAG
- a CDS encoding VWA domain-containing protein, with product MFENIEFANPQFFWLFLLLPIALLWYFLKRKEQIASLKISTIKGFSTSSFLPKLKPLLFILRILALAAIITALARPQTTEVSTKTKTTKGIDIVMAIDVSSSMLARDLKPNRLSALKKVAADFITKRPNDRIGLVVYAGESYTKTPITSDKGIILSSLKEVTYGTLEDGTAIGMGLATSVNRLKESKALSKIIILLTDGENNMGFIEPQTAAELAVEYGIKTYTIGLGTNGNALSPIAYNSDGTFRYGMMPVKIDEDLLTAIAEATGGAYFRATDNNSLEAIYDEINKLEKTEIDEFKYTNYEEKYRPWLLLAGILLLFEWLFRNTLFRSFI from the coding sequence ATGTTTGAAAATATAGAATTTGCTAATCCGCAGTTTTTTTGGTTGTTTTTGTTGCTTCCAATAGCCCTGCTATGGTATTTTTTAAAACGTAAAGAACAAATAGCTTCTTTAAAAATTTCAACAATTAAAGGTTTTTCAACCAGCAGTTTTTTGCCCAAATTAAAACCTTTACTTTTTATTTTAAGGATTTTAGCGCTAGCGGCGATCATTACCGCTTTGGCCAGACCGCAAACCACAGAAGTTTCTACAAAAACAAAAACCACTAAGGGAATTGATATTGTCATGGCCATTGATGTATCATCAAGTATGCTTGCGCGAGATTTAAAACCAAATAGATTATCAGCCTTAAAAAAAGTTGCAGCAGATTTTATTACCAAGAGGCCTAATGACCGCATTGGATTGGTAGTCTATGCAGGAGAAAGTTATACAAAAACACCTATTACCAGCGATAAAGGTATCATTTTAAGCTCTTTAAAAGAAGTAACTTATGGTACCTTAGAAGATGGTACCGCGATTGGTATGGGCTTAGCCACATCGGTAAACCGACTTAAAGAAAGTAAAGCCCTAAGTAAGATCATTATCCTATTAACAGATGGTGAAAACAATATGGGTTTTATTGAACCACAAACGGCTGCAGAATTAGCGGTAGAATATGGTATTAAAACCTATACAATAGGCTTGGGAACTAACGGAAACGCCTTATCCCCAATTGCGTATAATAGTGACGGTACATTTAGGTACGGGATGATGCCAGTGAAAATAGATGAAGATTTGTTAACCGCTATCGCAGAGGCCACTGGGGGTGCTTATTTTAGGGCAACAGATAATAATAGTCTAGAAGCTATTTACGATGAAATAAATAAATTAGAAAAAACAGAAATAGATGAATTTAAATATACTAACTATGAAGAAAAATATCGGCCTTGGTTACTCTTAGCGGGCATTTTACTTTTGTTTGAATGGCTATTTCGAAACACCCTTTTTAGAAGTTTTATATAA
- a CDS encoding DUF58 domain-containing protein encodes MDTKELLKKVRKIEIKTRRLSDHIFGGEYHSTFKGRGMTFSEVRQYQFGDDVRAIDWNVTARYNEPYIKVFEEERELTMMLMVDVSGSEFFGTSNQFKNEIITEISATLAFSAMQNNDKIGLILFSDQIELFIPPKKGKSHVLRIIRELIEFKPESKKTDLAVALKYLTNVIKKRAIVFVLSDFISDDYLQTLRITGKKHDVTGIRVYDEREETIPNLGMVQMQDAETGQIQLVNTQSKKVRLNYGKFYHERVAYFENTFSKSGCGVLSCRVDESYVKKLLSYFKRR; translated from the coding sequence ATGGATACTAAAGAGTTACTTAAAAAAGTTCGTAAAATTGAAATAAAGACACGTCGACTGTCTGACCATATTTTTGGTGGAGAATACCACTCAACCTTTAAGGGTCGTGGTATGACCTTTAGCGAAGTCCGACAATATCAGTTTGGTGATGATGTAAGGGCTATTGACTGGAACGTTACCGCACGCTACAACGAGCCCTATATAAAAGTTTTTGAAGAAGAGCGCGAACTAACTATGATGCTTATGGTTGATGTGAGTGGCTCTGAATTTTTTGGTACTTCAAATCAATTTAAAAACGAAATTATTACGGAAATATCGGCAACCTTGGCATTTTCTGCCATGCAGAATAACGATAAAATAGGCTTAATTCTTTTTTCCGATCAAATAGAGTTATTTATTCCTCCTAAAAAAGGAAAAAGTCATGTGTTACGGATTATAAGAGAATTGATCGAGTTTAAACCGGAAAGTAAAAAAACAGATTTAGCCGTCGCCTTAAAGTATTTGACTAATGTGATAAAAAAGAGAGCTATTGTTTTTGTGCTCTCCGATTTTATTAGCGATGATTACCTACAAACCTTGAGAATTACGGGCAAAAAACACGATGTAACAGGTATTCGTGTGTATGACGAGCGTGAAGAAACCATTCCTAATCTCGGTATGGTACAAATGCAAGATGCGGAAACAGGACAAATACAATTAGTGAACACGCAATCTAAAAAGGTTCGTCTCAATTATGGTAAATTTTACCACGAAAGAGTAGCATATTTTGAAAATACCTTCTCTAAATCGGGTTGTGGAGTTTTAAGTTGTCGCGTTGATGAAAGTTATGTGAAAAAGCTATTAAGCTATTTTAAAAGGCGATAA
- a CDS encoding MoxR family ATPase, with the protein MEENTSIDISAINEKIAQESAFIDLLMLEMNKVIVGQKHMVERLLIGLLGQGHILLEGVPGLAKTLAINTLAKAVKGSFSRIQFTPDLLPADVVGTMIFNMKENDFSIKKGPIFANFVLADEINRAPAKVQSALLEAMQEKQVTIGDETFILDKPFLVMATQNPVEQEGTYPLPEAQIDRFMLKTVIDYPKMNEEQLIMRQNLTGSYDQVRPVVSTAQILSAQKAVREVYMDEKIEKYILDIVFATRYPEKYKLADLKPLISFGASPRGSINLASAAKCYAFIKRRGYVVPEDVRAVVHDVLRHRVGLTYEAEAENITSVEIINKIVNEIEVP; encoded by the coding sequence ATGGAAGAAAATACTTCAATCGATATCAGTGCTATCAACGAAAAAATTGCTCAAGAAAGTGCTTTTATAGATTTATTAATGTTAGAGATGAACAAAGTCATTGTTGGTCAAAAACATATGGTGGAGCGCCTGTTAATTGGATTGCTTGGTCAAGGCCACATTCTTTTAGAAGGGGTTCCTGGTTTAGCCAAGACGCTAGCTATAAATACACTAGCAAAGGCAGTGAAGGGCAGCTTTAGTAGAATTCAGTTTACACCCGATTTATTGCCAGCAGATGTTGTGGGAACCATGATTTTTAATATGAAAGAAAATGACTTTTCTATTAAAAAAGGACCCATATTCGCCAACTTCGTATTAGCCGATGAAATTAATAGAGCTCCAGCTAAAGTGCAATCTGCATTGTTAGAGGCCATGCAAGAGAAACAAGTAACTATTGGAGACGAAACCTTTATTTTAGATAAACCTTTTTTGGTAATGGCCACTCAAAACCCTGTAGAACAAGAAGGTACATACCCATTGCCAGAAGCACAGATAGATCGTTTTATGCTGAAAACGGTAATTGATTATCCTAAAATGAACGAGGAACAATTGATTATGCGCCAAAACCTTACTGGGAGCTACGATCAAGTAAGACCTGTCGTTTCTACAGCACAAATCTTGAGTGCTCAAAAAGCAGTGAGAGAAGTGTACATGGATGAAAAAATTGAAAAGTATATTCTTGACATTGTTTTTGCAACGCGTTATCCTGAAAAATATAAATTGGCAGATTTAAAACCCTTGATAAGCTTTGGAGCTTCGCCAAGAGGTAGTATTAACTTAGCAAGTGCTGCTAAATGCTATGCGTTTATCAAAAGAAGAGGCTATGTGGTTCCTGAGGATGTGCGTGCCGTTGTTCATGATGTTTTAAGACATAGAGTAGGTTTAACCTATGAGGCAGAAGCAGAAAACATAACCTCTGTTGAAATCATCAATAAAATTGTAAACGAGATTGAAGTACCCTAA
- a CDS encoding aldo/keto reductase family oxidoreductase: MGNLTNYSKIIAGTMTWGSWGKKLSSTKMASLFEHCLSLGITTFDHADIYGDYTNEAHFGNAFLDSKIDRTKAQFISKCGIQMTSGRQNVVKHYQYDKAYIIWSAEQSLKKLHTDYLDVFLLHRPSPLMQPDEIAEAILTLKDSGKIKKFGVSNFTPSQIALLETVIPVAANQIEYSLTANHVMHDGTLDDCIAHHRMAMAWSPLGAYFNENTIRTKRVKKTLTSLIDKYNATEDQLLLAWILKHPSKIFPVVGTTDPKRLAASVAAIQIKLDLQDWFLLLEASNGHEVA; encoded by the coding sequence ATGGGAAATCTTACAAATTATTCGAAAATTATTGCGGGAACTATGACTTGGGGAAGTTGGGGAAAAAAGCTCTCCAGCACAAAAATGGCATCTTTATTTGAGCACTGTTTAAGTTTAGGAATTACTACTTTTGATCATGCTGATATTTACGGGGATTATACCAATGAAGCTCATTTTGGCAACGCATTTTTAGATTCTAAAATAGATAGAACAAAGGCTCAATTTATAAGTAAATGTGGTATTCAAATGACTTCTGGAAGACAAAATGTAGTAAAGCATTATCAGTATGATAAAGCCTACATTATTTGGTCAGCTGAACAATCCCTTAAAAAGCTTCACACCGATTATTTAGATGTTTTTCTGCTCCATAGGCCGAGTCCGTTAATGCAACCTGATGAAATTGCTGAGGCGATATTGACCCTTAAGGATAGTGGCAAAATCAAAAAATTTGGGGTATCGAATTTTACGCCTTCACAGATAGCGCTCTTAGAAACGGTAATTCCGGTGGCCGCAAATCAAATAGAATACTCATTAACGGCTAATCATGTGATGCATGATGGCACTTTGGACGATTGTATCGCCCATCATCGAATGGCCATGGCATGGAGTCCATTAGGGGCTTATTTTAACGAAAATACGATACGAACAAAACGGGTTAAAAAAACTTTAACTTCGTTGATAGATAAATATAATGCCACTGAGGACCAACTACTATTAGCATGGATTTTAAAACATCCATCTAAAATTTTTCCAGTAGTAGGTACCACAGATCCTAAACGTTTGGCAGCTAGTGTAGCGGCAATTCAAATAAAATTAGACCTGCAAGATTGGTTTCTACTTTTAGAAGCTAGCAATGGGCACGAGGTGGCATAA
- a CDS encoding SDR family NAD(P)-dependent oxidoreductase, with protein MTIKNPIAFITGATSGIGKSTAILFAANGIDLVLCGRRQDRLDILKSELSKQTKVHTLTFDVRNKSDVFDAINSLPEAFSDIDILVNNAGNAHGLDTIDEGSTDDWDAMLDINVKGLLYVSKAIIPKMIAKKSGHIINIGSTAGKEVYPKGNVYCASKHAVDAINQGMRIDLNPYGIRVGAVNPGLVETEFSDVRFKGDTSRAENVYQGFQPLKPEDIADIIHFVVTRPYHVNIADLIVMPTAQASATILKRNS; from the coding sequence ATGACAATTAAAAATCCTATAGCTTTTATTACTGGGGCCACTAGTGGCATCGGAAAATCCACAGCCATTTTGTTTGCTGCTAACGGAATAGATTTGGTCCTATGTGGTAGAAGGCAAGATCGACTTGATATTTTAAAAAGCGAATTGAGTAAACAAACAAAAGTACACACCTTAACTTTTGATGTCCGCAATAAATCGGATGTTTTTGATGCCATAAATTCGTTGCCAGAAGCTTTTTCTGATATCGATATTTTAGTCAATAATGCAGGGAATGCACACGGTTTAGATACTATCGATGAAGGGAGCACTGACGATTGGGACGCCATGTTAGATATTAACGTAAAAGGTTTATTGTACGTTTCTAAAGCTATTATACCTAAAATGATCGCTAAAAAATCCGGTCATATTATTAATATTGGCTCAACAGCAGGTAAAGAAGTTTATCCTAAAGGGAATGTATATTGCGCCAGTAAACACGCGGTTGATGCCATTAATCAAGGGATGCGGATTGATTTGAACCCTTACGGAATTCGTGTCGGTGCGGTTAATCCTGGCTTGGTAGAAACTGAGTTCAGCGATGTGCGCTTTAAAGGCGATACCTCTCGAGCAGAAAATGTATACCAAGGCTTTCAGCCCTTAAAGCCAGAGGATATTGCGGATATTATTCATTTTGTAGTCACCCGACCTTATCATGTAAATATCGCTGATTTAATTGTGATGCCCACTGCCCAGGCGAGTGCTACTATTTTGAAGAGAAATTCATGA
- a CDS encoding VWA domain-containing protein yields the protein MIQLEEKIYFYLLFILPVLVVLFVVLQFWKKRTQKKFGDLDLLKRVTPDKSIFKSSFKLLLFLLGLSLLIIGLVNPKIGTKLETVKREGVDIVFALDVSKSMLAEDIAPNRLEKGKRLVSEIINQLGSDRIGIIAYAAQAYPQLPITTDYGAAKMFLQSMNTDMLSSQGTAINQAIDLASTYYDDDQQTNRVLFIISDGEDHGEGSTENEVEKAVDEGIKIFTIGVGKTKGAPIPIKRNGVVESLKKDMNGDVVITKLNEEILQEIADKGNGAYINGENTTEAVEVIKEILNQMDKTEFEDKQFAEYKDQFQWFVAAGFLLFFLDMFVLDRKTKWLRKLNLFNENKNN from the coding sequence ATGATTCAGTTAGAAGAAAAAATATACTTTTATTTATTATTTATCCTACCAGTTTTGGTGGTGCTTTTTGTTGTTTTACAGTTTTGGAAAAAAAGAACTCAAAAGAAATTTGGAGATCTGGACCTTCTTAAAAGAGTAACTCCTGACAAATCAATCTTTAAATCGAGTTTTAAACTTTTGCTTTTCTTACTAGGCCTATCGTTATTAATTATCGGATTGGTAAATCCAAAAATTGGGACCAAACTTGAAACTGTGAAAAGAGAAGGTGTAGATATTGTGTTTGCACTAGATGTATCAAAAAGTATGCTTGCCGAAGATATTGCTCCAAACAGATTGGAAAAAGGAAAGCGTTTGGTCTCAGAAATTATCAATCAATTGGGAAGTGACCGTATTGGTATTATAGCGTATGCCGCACAAGCATATCCACAATTGCCAATTACGACCGATTATGGTGCGGCCAAAATGTTTTTACAAAGCATGAACACTGATATGCTATCTTCACAGGGCACAGCAATTAATCAAGCCATAGATTTAGCATCGACCTATTATGACGATGATCAGCAAACCAATAGGGTTTTGTTTATCATATCAGACGGTGAAGATCACGGAGAAGGTTCAACTGAAAATGAAGTAGAAAAAGCAGTCGATGAAGGTATTAAAATTTTTACTATTGGTGTCGGTAAAACGAAAGGGGCTCCCATTCCTATAAAAAGAAATGGCGTTGTAGAAAGTCTTAAAAAAGATATGAATGGTGATGTGGTCATCACAAAACTAAACGAAGAAATATTACAAGAAATTGCAGATAAAGGCAATGGAGCCTATATTAACGGAGAGAATACCACAGAAGCTGTTGAAGTGATAAAAGAAATTCTTAACCAAATGGATAAAACAGAATTTGAAGACAAGCAATTCGCAGAATATAAAGATCAATTTCAATGGTTTGTTGCCGCTGGTTTTTTATTGTTCTTTTTAGATATGTTTGTTTTAGATCGAAAAACAAAATGGTTAAGAAAATTGAATTTATTTAACGAAAATAAAAATAATTAA
- a CDS encoding tetratricopeptide repeat protein: MKHVVYLVFLFVSLLNAQDEDKEKQKLKNLQASKNYTWEANKALAEKDFVNAEADYRKAISKSSENAAAPYNLGNAYYTKETFGEAFSRFKQAGELATSKEDKHKAYHNMGNVFMKEKQYEKAVEGYKQALRNDPTDEETRYNLALAQEMLKKQQEEDKKNQDQDEDKKDDKKDQDEEKKEGDNKEDQGDDQKKEGDEGDKEDKKDKEGEGDKKEDNKKPNEGDKPQDQKEQPQQRPSQLSPQQVQNLLEAMQNEEKKVQEKMDAKKVKGVKTKNEKDW, from the coding sequence ATGAAACATGTAGTTTATTTGGTATTTCTTTTTGTAAGTCTTTTGAATGCTCAAGACGAGGATAAAGAGAAGCAGAAATTGAAAAACCTTCAGGCATCGAAAAATTATACTTGGGAAGCCAACAAGGCACTTGCTGAAAAAGACTTTGTGAATGCAGAAGCAGATTATAGAAAAGCCATTTCAAAAAGTTCTGAAAATGCCGCAGCCCCCTATAATTTGGGAAATGCTTATTATACCAAAGAAACGTTTGGAGAAGCTTTTTCACGATTTAAACAAGCTGGGGAATTAGCGACTAGTAAAGAAGACAAGCATAAAGCATACCACAATATGGGTAATGTGTTTATGAAAGAAAAGCAATATGAAAAAGCTGTTGAGGGCTATAAACAAGCTTTAAGAAACGATCCTACGGATGAAGAAACTCGTTATAACTTAGCCTTGGCACAAGAAATGCTAAAAAAACAACAAGAGGAGGATAAAAAAAATCAGGATCAAGACGAAGACAAGAAAGACGATAAGAAAGACCAAGACGAGGAAAAAAAAGAAGGCGATAATAAGGAAGACCAAGGAGACGATCAAAAAAAAGAGGGAGACGAAGGCGATAAGGAAGATAAAAAAGATAAGGAAGGAGAGGGCGACAAAAAAGAAGATAATAAAAAGCCTAACGAAGGCGACAAGCCACAGGATCAAAAAGAGCAACCACAGCAAAGACCCAGTCAGTTGTCACCTCAGCAAGTACAAAACCTCTTAGAAGCCATGCAAAACGAAGAGAAAAAAGTACAAGAAAAAATGGATGCCAAAAAAGTAAAAGGTGTTAAAACCAAAAATGAAAAGGATTGGTAA